In Helicobacter mastomyrinus, the sequence TGTCGTGAGCTATTTGAAAAAACGCAAAAAAAGGAGCGATAGTGAAACTGAAATATTATGTGATATTTTCTTTTGTGTTTATGCTCGTTGTTGGGCTATATGTGTATAGTTTAGAATCTTATAACTATACGTATGAGATTCCATTCACGCAAATGCAGATTACACTGCCTTTGGCTGTGTGGATTGTGGGGATTGTGGCTTTATTTTTTGTAGCGACTTTAATATTTTTTGCTTCTGCGTGGGCGCAGGATTTGCTAGAGAATTATCATCGCAAAAATGACTATGATAAATTACTCTCACAAATCAATGAGCAATCCCTCAACCAAGATATCAAGCCTCGTGTGTATAAACGCAAAGCTTTTTCTAATCTATCTAAAATTTTGCAGCGATTTTATTTGAAGCCCAGATTAGATTCCACAGAGAGTTTCAATCGTAAGATTGATACGCTTTTTGAAAATTATAAAGATGTGATGAGCGGTAAGGTAGTGGATTTGAAAACCTATCATCTAAGTCGCGATAATAAATTTAATGTCCAAAATCTTAAAAATAAAATCCATCAACACTACAAATATGGCTTTGAAATCTTAGAACAAGATTATCCCGATGAGTTGAAAAACTACGCAGTGCTTGAGATTCTTAAAAACGCTCAGCCCAAAGAGCAAGAAAAGCTCCTCTCTCGAATCTCCCATATCACGCTTAATAAAACGCTCGCGCAGGAGATGTTCAAAACCTATCTTAAAAACCCCCAAAGCATAGATGCTAAAGATATGCGCGAAGCCTTAAGAAAAGTCCAAACAAGCACAATGGAATATATCCAATATGCCATTATGAGTAGAGGGATACTTACACCTGATGAGTGGATTAAATTTTTTGAATCTTGTGCAGATAATGATGAAAGTGCAGAAATGGCATTTTTTTATGTGCTATTTGAACTAGAAATGATAGATAAGGCAAAAGAGCGCCATCGCAGTCACGCTAAGGACGAATATAAGCTCATTGATGCGTATTTAGATTTAAAATCACTTGGCAAGCACTATCCTTTTGATATTTTTCTTTTGCAGTCCTAAGCTAATTTTAGTCTCATAGGGCGAGTTGGTGTTTAGTATTCTAGCCCTGCGATTTTAAGGGCTTTTTTGCATAATGATGAAAGTGGTTTAGAGTTAAGCTCATTGATAGGAATCAACGTGATTTCATCAAAGATATTTAAGGTTTGAAAGCATTTAAAATCTATATGATAAATATATGCCCTGATATGATATTTAGTATAGTGATGTCTGCATTCTCCACACTTATGTGTTTGCGTGAGGCTATCACTAGTAAGCAAGGGAAGATTATAAAGCCCGTGATATAGCCCTTTGGAGGATCGCACTAAAGCAATATGATGATTATGCACACAAATACCAAGATGTAGTTCTAAAGGTATAAGGGTGGATTGCTTAGGCAGGGGATAGAGATGAGGGGCATTATATCCATCACATAAAGATTGCAAGGGACATATGAGACAAGAGGGGGATTTAGGAGTACATAGGGTAGCACCAATATCAAGCAAGGCTTGATTGTAATCAAAACTAGAATCTATATCTAAAAGGATTTGAGCAAGCTTTTCTAAAAGCACCATTTTTGGATTACTTAGAGCAAAAATACGGCAGAGTAGGCGTCTAATATTCCCATCTACAAAAGATACATTTTGTTTAAAACCAAAGCATAAAATCGCCCCCGCACTATATGCACCAATGCCCGGCAGTGCAATCAACTCATTATATGTGTGTGGTAAAGTATGGGAGAATTTTTGAGCGCATATATGTGCGGTTTTTAACATATTTCTTGCACGTGTGTAATAGCCTAATCCCTCCCAAGCTTTAAGCACTTGCTCCTCTGTAGCATAAGAGAGGGCAAGGAGCGTGGGAAAAGATTCCATAAAAGGCTGATAGTAACACTCTAGCACACGTTTTACTTGTGTTTGCTGCAACATCATTTCACTCACATACACGCCATAGGGCGCATTTTCTCCTTGTAGATTACGCCAAGGCAAAGTGAATCTTCCATTGTCCTTATACCAAGCAAGTATATTTTTGCGCCATAACGGGGCTATATGCCGTGCTTTTTCTTGTAATGGGCTAAAGCTTATATTTTTAGAATCTTCCATAAATGAGAGTGTAGCTAAAAATACAAAATGAGTAGAAGATTTAAAGCCTACAAAAGCAGGGCTAAGAGAGTTATTGCAATCTATGCAAAAAGTGCTTAAAAAAAAGGGGGGGGGATTCTAATTTATGTATAAGGGGGTTGAGACATTCTCATTATATTTGTATTATGCTCTTGCTATCTGCGCGGTAATGTATGCTTTTATGCTTGGCATATACCGCCTGTGCGTTCAATGATGGCTTGACAAATCGCCTCCTTGTCCAATCCACTACAAAATCCCCACCCCCCTTACGCACGACATAAAGCCCCACTAAGATTTCAGCTACCCTTTGTAGTAGGGTATTTGGGGGCATTTTTTTACCACAATGAATAATCAAATGCGCACTTGGCACATCACGGATATGAAACCACAAATCATCGGCTTTTGCCACTTCTAAAAGCCTTTGATTGTCCTTTGCATTGCGCCCAATGCTCACCTTATACCCCTGTATAAAAAAGCTCTCTATATCCTTTGTACCTATATTTTTTGCCCTCTTGTGTGCTGGAGCAAAGACCTCTCCGCTCTCATCAAACTGCAAGGTAAAGCCTATTTGCTGCGTGATAAAGGCAATTCTCTCCTGCAAATTGGCTATTTGCTTCTCTAAAAATTTTGCCTTTTTATGATATTTTTTGCTCTGCGTAAAATACCAATTCCCCGCTTCTTGCAAATCCCTTGCGTGTGAAGGCAAGGGGAGATTCACATCATTTGCGTTACTATCTTTTAGCACAATATGCGTTGTGATGATCTTATGTGTGGGCAGCAAATGCAATGAACTAAAAATCAGCTCTCCATACATAGCATACTCCTTAGCAGATTCTAAAAGCTCCTCGCGTTTGGGTAATGTAGCTAATGTATCTATGAGGGATTGCTTCTTGCTTTCAAGTTTTCTAAGTACATTTTGCCTCTTGTCTGCTTTGAGCTTTTCATATTTATCCGCATAAATTTGCTCTAATATCGCACATACATTTTCTGGCGAGCTTTCAGGCTGTGTGGGGATACATTCAGGCTGTGGCAAAGGGGATAGAATCTTCCCTACCCGCACCTCTCGCGAGGATTTATGCTGTGGTATATGGCGCAATGCTTCAAGCACAATAAAATCCTTATCACAAAGCACCACATTGGTATATTTGCCGGTAAATTCGCACACAAGCCAAAAATACCGCACCTTATAGTGCTCCCTCTGGGTGAGATAGCATTGCAAGATTCTATTATTCCCATCGATACGTATCTGCTCTATATGTGCCCCTTTCGTGCAAGTAGCGAGTTTATTATCAAAAGGCGCACAAAAGACTTTTGTCCCTATAATCTCTCTTTGAGCAATAAATATATTGCTTTGTGAGCGCGTCATATCCATATAGAATCTATGCGTCTCCCCCTGTCTATCCGCACATATCAACACCAAGAGATTATTATCTATGCGTCTAAAGCACATAACTCGCTCCATATTTTGCATATAGGCGCAAAACCCTTTCAGCAAAGCAAGATTCACTACTTTATCCTATTTACTAAGATGTGTCCTAGCAAATTCAAGGGCTTGTGGCGTGATATTTGAGCCGCTAATAATCCGTGCTACCTCCTGCACCCTGCCTTCAAAATCAAGCTTTGTAATAACGCTACTTTGCCCACGTTTTTCCACCAGATAGTGATTATCAGCTAGGGAGGGCATATGCGTTTGATGAGAGA encodes:
- the mutY gene encoding A/G-specific adenine glycosylase — translated: MEDSKNISFSPLQEKARHIAPLWRKNILAWYKDNGRFTLPWRNLQGENAPYGVYVSEMMLQQTQVKRVLECYYQPFMESFPTLLALSYATEEQVLKAWEGLGYYTRARNMLKTAHICAQKFSHTLPHTYNELIALPGIGAYSAGAILCFGFKQNVSFVDGNIRRLLCRIFALSNPKMVLLEKLAQILLDIDSSFDYNQALLDIGATLCTPKSPSCLICPLQSLCDGYNAPHLYPLPKQSTLIPLELHLGICVHNHHIALVRSSKGLYHGLYNLPLLTSDSLTQTHKCGECRHHYTKYHIRAYIYHIDFKCFQTLNIFDEITLIPINELNSKPLSSLCKKALKIAGLEY
- a CDS encoding NFACT family protein, which translates into the protein MNLALLKGFCAYMQNMERVMCFRRIDNNLLVLICADRQGETHRFYMDMTRSQSNIFIAQREIIGTKVFCAPFDNKLATCTKGAHIEQIRIDGNNRILQCYLTQREHYKVRYFWLVCEFTGKYTNVVLCDKDFIVLEALRHIPQHKSSREVRVGKILSPLPQPECIPTQPESSPENVCAILEQIYADKYEKLKADKRQNVLRKLESKKQSLIDTLATLPKREELLESAKEYAMYGELIFSSLHLLPTHKIITTHIVLKDSNANDVNLPLPSHARDLQEAGNWYFTQSKKYHKKAKFLEKQIANLQERIAFITQQIGFTLQFDESGEVFAPAHKRAKNIGTKDIESFFIQGYKVSIGRNAKDNQRLLEVAKADDLWFHIRDVPSAHLIIHCGKKMPPNTLLQRVAEILVGLYVVRKGGGDFVVDWTRRRFVKPSLNAQAVYAKHKSIHYRADSKSIIQI